The following are from one region of the Pseudodesulfovibrio piezophilus C1TLV30 genome:
- a CDS encoding enoyl-ACP reductase FabI gives MLLKGKKALVFGVVNDRSIAYGIARQFREHGARLAFSYAAEPIKRRLDPLCEELGGEFLFKCDVTDDQDIQSGVDLVSRQWGDVDILVHSIAYANRDDLKGRFIDTSREGYGVALDVSSYSLVALCRAYEQMLNPGGSVLTLSYYGAGKVVANYNAMGVAKAALEACVRYLSVDLGARDVRINSISAGPVKTMAAKGISGFSTILDTIEKKAPLHRNITIDDVGKAALYLASDLSSGTTGDVLFVDSGYNIMGV, from the coding sequence ATGCTTCTGAAAGGAAAGAAAGCGCTTGTTTTCGGGGTGGTCAATGACCGTTCCATCGCCTATGGCATAGCGCGGCAATTCAGGGAACACGGGGCACGACTCGCCTTCAGCTATGCGGCTGAGCCTATCAAGCGGCGACTTGACCCTCTTTGCGAGGAACTGGGCGGTGAATTCCTGTTCAAGTGCGATGTCACGGACGACCAGGATATTCAGTCCGGTGTTGATCTGGTCAGTCGCCAATGGGGAGATGTGGATATCCTGGTCCATTCCATCGCCTATGCCAATCGAGACGATCTCAAGGGGCGGTTCATCGATACCAGCCGAGAAGGCTACGGCGTGGCGCTCGATGTCTCTTCCTACTCGCTGGTGGCCTTATGTCGTGCGTACGAGCAGATGCTCAATCCGGGCGGTTCAGTCCTGACCCTTTCCTACTATGGAGCGGGCAAGGTTGTAGCCAATTACAATGCCATGGGTGTTGCCAAAGCGGCCCTTGAGGCGTGCGTTCGGTATTTGTCCGTGGATTTGGGAGCACGGGATGTGCGGATTAATTCCATTTCGGCCGGACCGGTCAAGACCATGGCGGCCAAAGGTATCTCGGGCTTTTCGACCATTCTCGACACGATTGAGAAAAAAGCGCCCCTGCATCGCAATATCACCATTGACGATGTGGGCAAGGCAGCCCTTTATCTTGCCTCGGACCTGTCGTCCGGTACCACGGGAGACGTGCTTTTCGTCGATTCAGGCTATAATATCATGGGTGTCTGA
- a CDS encoding DUF362 domain-containing protein: MASNVYFWNLRASHKAPFHTRLRSLLKAAGVDKTITEGDLAAIKIHFGEQGTTGFLRPLWVKPIADFITEFGGKPFLTDASTLYVGQRGEAVSHHLCAARHGWDPLVMGAPVIIADGLKGNEEAAVPVGGKHINEAFIAKGIADADFLVSVNHFKGHELAGYGGALKNLGMGCASKMGKMQQHFSTGPAVDPDKCAACGSCVKVCRTEALYIDEETGVIALNAEKCVGCGGCFVACRHSALQVNWQIGIQEFLERMMEYTVGVLKTKTKPCLHVNFVMDVVPDCDCVGFTDAPICPDIGILVSFDPVAVDQASMDLVDNAPALYPSQLPFGVLPGQSKFAAIHEHVPEHMGLDYAEAIGLGSREYTLINL; encoded by the coding sequence ATGGCATCAAACGTTTATTTCTGGAACCTGCGTGCATCGCACAAGGCTCCGTTTCACACTCGACTGAGGAGCCTGCTCAAGGCTGCTGGTGTTGATAAAACTATTACCGAAGGCGACCTTGCCGCCATCAAGATCCACTTTGGAGAACAGGGGACCACCGGATTCCTCCGCCCCCTGTGGGTCAAGCCCATCGCGGACTTCATCACCGAATTCGGCGGCAAGCCGTTTCTCACCGACGCATCAACCCTGTATGTCGGCCAACGGGGTGAGGCCGTTTCCCACCATCTCTGTGCAGCACGGCACGGCTGGGACCCTCTCGTGATGGGTGCTCCGGTTATCATCGCCGATGGCCTCAAGGGAAACGAAGAGGCAGCTGTTCCGGTGGGAGGCAAGCATATAAATGAAGCCTTCATCGCCAAAGGCATCGCCGACGCCGACTTTCTGGTCTCAGTCAATCACTTCAAGGGACACGAATTGGCGGGATACGGCGGGGCGCTCAAGAATCTCGGCATGGGATGTGCCAGCAAGATGGGAAAAATGCAACAGCACTTCTCCACTGGTCCAGCGGTCGATCCTGACAAATGCGCGGCCTGCGGTTCCTGTGTCAAGGTCTGCCGAACCGAAGCGCTCTACATTGATGAAGAAACCGGCGTGATCGCACTCAATGCGGAAAAATGTGTGGGCTGTGGCGGATGTTTTGTGGCCTGCCGTCACAGTGCCTTGCAGGTCAACTGGCAAATCGGCATCCAGGAATTCCTGGAGCGAATGATGGAGTACACGGTGGGCGTTCTCAAAACCAAAACAAAACCATGCCTGCATGTAAATTTTGTCATGGACGTGGTCCCGGACTGCGATTGCGTCGGATTTACCGATGCCCCCATCTGTCCGGATATCGGTATCCTGGTCAGCTTCGACCCCGTGGCCGTGGACCAAGCATCCATGGACCTGGTGGACAATGCCCCGGCTCTGTATCCAAGCCAACTGCCCTTCGGAGTCCTGCCCGGACAGTCAAAATTCGCAGCCATTCATGAACATGTGCCCGAACACATGGGGCTGGATTACGCCGAAGCCATCGGGCTTGGCTCCAGAGAATACACCCTGATCAATCTTTAG
- a CDS encoding methyl-accepting chemotaxis protein has product MQMRFRDWSLRLKILIPTFVLVVIILTTSTLVMTMKARSLAVSQAEDMAREKAISHSLEVGKTMSLAMAVTRTLGAVFEKATNYQVIPDRELLDSMLVETLKRHEELAGAWCTFPGGRFDDREEEYRDTYKGAYRNWYYRDGGSIAASYVGEENLEGQAWFETPMAGNGETITEPYPWKVGDKTFWIASTGFPVKKNGRNIGVVGVDFYLNDLQKAVNAIKPFGTGYAYLVTNSGMVVAHPDGDRMGRNIREFLDSDHRDAVLRAITSAHEYSYVTRSPDTGEEFYITLEPIAVGRTTTPWSLAVVVPMDKVNEQADSFAWISSLMGLGAILVLFGVLMVIARVITGPIVKGTVLARGLARGDLTQDIDVHQADEVGVLAESLRSMSHQLKAVIGGVQAATENVASGSEQLAASSQSMSQGATEQAASVEEVSSSMEQMAANIHGNAENAVKTEKIARHAARSAEESGKSVAQAMSAMTDIASRISVIEEIARQTNLLALNAAIEAARAGEHGKGFAVVAAEVRKLAERSGHAAGEISELSTATVKVAQEAGERLGQLVPDIQQTARLIQEIATASNEQTAGVNQINQAIQQLDNVIQQNAAVSEEVASTSESLAMEGAQLHQSISFFNLGYAPEKAARPRSGGKSVSVQSQRGKELPKSRVKGIDLDMGTRDDGEFERF; this is encoded by the coding sequence ATGCAAATGCGTTTCAGAGATTGGAGTCTCAGACTCAAGATATTGATTCCCACATTCGTGCTGGTGGTGATCATTCTCACAACCAGTACGCTTGTCATGACCATGAAAGCCCGGAGCCTTGCGGTGTCCCAGGCAGAGGATATGGCACGGGAAAAAGCCATCAGTCACAGTTTGGAAGTCGGCAAGACGATGAGTCTGGCCATGGCCGTGACCCGTACTTTGGGCGCAGTCTTTGAGAAGGCAACCAATTATCAGGTCATCCCGGACAGGGAGCTGTTGGATTCCATGCTGGTCGAGACACTAAAAAGGCATGAAGAACTGGCCGGGGCATGGTGTACATTCCCCGGCGGACGATTTGATGACCGGGAAGAAGAATACCGCGACACCTACAAGGGGGCGTATCGCAACTGGTATTATCGCGACGGCGGGTCCATAGCGGCCAGCTATGTGGGTGAGGAAAATCTCGAAGGACAGGCATGGTTTGAAACCCCCATGGCGGGCAATGGAGAGACCATCACCGAGCCATACCCCTGGAAGGTCGGCGATAAGACTTTCTGGATCGCTTCCACTGGATTTCCGGTCAAGAAGAACGGCAGGAATATCGGTGTCGTCGGGGTTGATTTTTATCTCAACGATTTACAGAAAGCGGTCAATGCGATCAAGCCGTTCGGGACCGGCTATGCGTATCTGGTCACCAACTCCGGTATGGTCGTGGCGCATCCTGATGGTGATAGGATGGGCAGGAATATCAGGGAATTTCTGGACTCGGATCATCGAGATGCAGTGCTCAGGGCCATCACGAGCGCGCATGAATACTCCTACGTGACCCGATCCCCCGACACGGGAGAGGAATTCTATATCACGCTCGAACCCATTGCCGTGGGCCGTACCACAACCCCATGGAGCCTGGCTGTGGTCGTTCCCATGGACAAGGTCAATGAGCAGGCGGATTCCTTTGCCTGGATTTCTTCACTTATGGGATTGGGAGCTATTCTTGTGCTCTTTGGTGTCCTTATGGTCATAGCCCGCGTCATTACCGGTCCCATTGTTAAGGGAACGGTGTTGGCAAGGGGGCTCGCCAGGGGCGATCTGACACAGGATATTGATGTGCATCAGGCCGATGAGGTCGGCGTACTGGCCGAGTCTTTGCGGAGTATGTCACACCAGCTCAAGGCAGTCATCGGCGGTGTGCAGGCCGCCACGGAGAATGTGGCGTCCGGCAGCGAACAATTGGCCGCATCATCGCAAAGCATGTCACAAGGAGCCACGGAACAGGCTGCCAGTGTCGAGGAGGTTTCTTCCTCCATGGAGCAGATGGCCGCCAATATTCACGGGAATGCGGAGAACGCCGTCAAGACGGAAAAGATAGCCCGGCACGCCGCTCGAAGTGCCGAGGAAAGTGGCAAGTCCGTCGCTCAGGCCATGAGTGCCATGACTGACATCGCCAGCAGAATCTCGGTCATTGAGGAGATCGCACGCCAGACAAATCTTTTGGCGTTGAATGCGGCTATCGAGGCTGCTCGGGCGGGGGAACATGGCAAGGGATTTGCGGTGGTTGCGGCCGAAGTTCGCAAGCTGGCCGAGCGAAGCGGTCATGCGGCGGGAGAAATCAGCGAGTTATCCACGGCTACGGTCAAGGTGGCTCAAGAGGCTGGAGAACGGCTCGGACAATTGGTCCCGGACATTCAGCAGACCGCCCGGCTTATTCAGGAAATCGCCACGGCGAGTAATGAGCAGACCGCAGGAGTCAACCAGATCAACCAGGCGATTCAGCAACTTGACAATGTCATCCAGCAAAATGCGGCAGTTTCTGAAGAAGTTGCTTCTACATCGGAATCTCTGGCCATGGAAGGAGCGCAGCTGCACCAATCCATCAGCTTCTTCAACCTTGGGTACGCACCGGAAAAGGCCGCGCGTCCCCGGAGTGGCGGAAAATCGGTCTCAGTCCAGTCCCAGCGGGGAAAGGAACTTCCGAAGAGCCGGGTCAAGGGGATTGATCTGGATATGGGCACTCGTGATGATGGAGAATTCGAACGGTTTTAA
- a CDS encoding HD-GYP domain-containing protein, whose protein sequence is MTPEYGKAMTAEEARQAMVKDPEVIRETTPVELPVELPLPADIKQVPIRVELREAATLYGEAVNYAHEFMKDVREGKPFDFNDAAPLVNGFIDSVFRNDSAAAAISKLRSFDEYTYTHCINVSILAVILGRKLGYSRSQLELVGIAGMFHDLGKAAIPGCILNKPGKLSEQEMNIMRTHPLHGYRILKEQKGIPEAVLRGALEHHEKHDGSGYPRGLEGDEISDTARLLAVVDVYDALTSKRVYKAPLPPGQVLGMMYQWRVTDYHPNIVEQFIKSMGVYPVGSFVRLTSGEYGVVLDHCPGNPLNPSVRVAFDSRMRAITMRTVELSRSEKLQVADVINPDEYGIDVFTLIH, encoded by the coding sequence ATGACCCCTGAGTACGGCAAGGCGATGACTGCGGAAGAGGCGCGACAGGCAATGGTGAAGGATCCTGAAGTTATTCGGGAAACCACACCGGTGGAGTTGCCTGTAGAGCTGCCACTCCCGGCTGACATTAAGCAGGTTCCGATCCGGGTAGAGCTTCGCGAAGCGGCTACTCTCTATGGTGAGGCCGTCAACTACGCCCATGAGTTCATGAAGGATGTCAGGGAAGGTAAACCGTTCGATTTCAATGATGCTGCTCCACTGGTCAACGGATTCATTGATTCGGTCTTTCGCAATGATTCGGCTGCCGCAGCCATCAGCAAGCTCAGGTCTTTTGACGAATACACATATACCCACTGTATCAACGTTTCCATTCTGGCCGTGATTCTGGGCAGGAAGCTTGGGTATTCCCGTTCCCAATTGGAGTTGGTGGGCATAGCCGGGATGTTTCACGACCTGGGCAAGGCCGCCATTCCCGGATGCATTTTGAACAAGCCGGGCAAGCTCAGTGAACAGGAGATGAACATCATGCGTACCCATCCCCTGCACGGCTACCGGATTCTCAAGGAGCAGAAGGGGATTCCCGAAGCGGTTTTGCGTGGTGCTCTGGAGCACCACGAAAAGCATGATGGCAGCGGGTATCCTCGAGGACTGGAAGGGGATGAGATCAGCGATACGGCACGGTTGCTGGCAGTTGTGGATGTCTACGACGCCCTGACCAGCAAACGGGTGTACAAGGCTCCCCTGCCGCCGGGGCAGGTGCTTGGCATGATGTACCAGTGGCGGGTCACAGACTATCATCCCAATATTGTTGAGCAGTTCATCAAGAGCATGGGTGTTTATCCCGTGGGCAGCTTTGTCCGGCTGACATCGGGAGAGTACGGAGTGGTGCTGGACCATTGTCCCGGCAATCCGCTGAATCCGTCGGTCCGTGTGGCATTTGACAGCCGTATGCGAGCCATCACCATGAGGACCGTGGAGCTTTCCCGAAGCGAGAAGCTTCAGGTGGCGGATGTGATCAATCCCGATGAATACGGCATTGACGTCTTCACGTTGATTCACTGA
- a CDS encoding HAD family hydrolase: MPTRLDAIIFDFDGTLADVPLDLESMKTRIAALGEAFMDQRPVPGPTPALEWLEELVQTVMLRDEAEGKEFRTRGHLVITAMELDAARQGALFDFTRPSLALLRERGIGAGVITRNISAAVRQVFPDIESLTQAFIPREIAVRVKPDPVHLFQALDCLGADPARTLMVGDHPMDIQTAINAGTLSGAVTSGTVAADVFAPLSPNFIADDVGVLIEQLNQQGFL; the protein is encoded by the coding sequence ATGCCAACAAGGCTTGACGCTATCATTTTCGACTTTGACGGCACGCTGGCCGACGTCCCTCTTGATCTGGAGTCCATGAAGACACGTATTGCAGCCCTTGGTGAGGCGTTCATGGACCAGCGTCCTGTTCCCGGCCCGACCCCGGCCCTTGAGTGGCTGGAAGAATTGGTCCAGACGGTGATGCTTCGCGATGAAGCGGAGGGCAAGGAATTTCGTACTCGCGGTCATCTGGTCATCACGGCCATGGAGTTGGACGCTGCCCGGCAGGGCGCTCTTTTTGATTTCACCAGACCTTCGCTGGCGCTGCTTCGGGAACGGGGGATCGGGGCAGGAGTCATTACCCGGAATATTTCCGCTGCCGTCCGGCAGGTTTTTCCCGATATAGAAAGCCTCACACAAGCCTTTATTCCCCGTGAAATCGCAGTTCGCGTCAAACCTGATCCGGTGCACCTCTTTCAGGCCCTGGACTGTCTTGGTGCCGATCCGGCTCGGACATTGATGGTGGGGGATCATCCCATGGATATCCAGACCGCCATCAATGCAGGCACGCTCTCCGGGGCCGTTACAAGCGGCACCGTTGCGGCAGATGTCTTTGCCCCGCTCTCACCAAACTTCATTGCCGATGATGTCGGTGTCCTCATTGAGCAGCTCAACCAGCAGGGATTCCTCTAA
- a CDS encoding deoxyribonuclease IV, translating to MFLGSHMSIAGGLHMAFEHIRAVDGTALQIFTRNQRQWKIPPLTKYDLDLFAVAREQWGDYPLAAHDSYLINLASPKEEQAERSRIGFAKELQRVEALKIPFLVTHPGSHLGEGVYAGIERYAAALDRAIEDSGTDEALVLLETTAGQGTNLGSTFEELAAIIAASAHADRLGVCYDTCHTFAAGYDLRTPAAYAATFEAFDRIIGLDRLRFFHVNDTKNAFDSRKDRHEHIGKGEIGLDGFRNLMRDERFADIPKTLETPKEKDLKDDVRNLNTLRELAGKG from the coding sequence ATGTTTCTCGGTTCGCACATGTCCATTGCCGGAGGCCTGCACATGGCCTTCGAGCACATTCGTGCCGTTGACGGCACTGCTCTCCAGATTTTCACACGCAACCAGCGTCAGTGGAAAATTCCGCCTCTCACCAAGTATGATCTTGACCTTTTTGCCGTGGCCCGAGAGCAGTGGGGTGACTACCCACTTGCAGCCCATGATTCCTATCTGATCAATCTCGCTTCTCCCAAGGAAGAGCAGGCAGAGCGGTCCCGTATCGGTTTTGCCAAGGAATTACAGCGTGTGGAAGCGTTGAAAATCCCTTTTTTGGTCACCCATCCCGGTTCGCACCTGGGAGAGGGGGTTTATGCGGGTATCGAGCGCTATGCTGCCGCACTGGATCGTGCCATAGAGGATTCCGGTACAGATGAGGCCCTGGTCCTGCTGGAGACAACGGCCGGACAGGGAACAAACCTCGGTTCCACTTTCGAAGAGCTGGCCGCCATCATCGCAGCCTCTGCGCATGCTGATCGGTTGGGAGTCTGTTACGATACCTGCCATACCTTTGCCGCAGGGTACGACCTTCGCACCCCGGCAGCCTATGCCGCGACTTTCGAGGCCTTTGATCGAATCATCGGCCTGGACCGTCTCCGTTTCTTTCATGTCAATGACACCAAGAACGCCTTTGATTCCCGAAAGGATCGCCATGAACACATCGGAAAGGGCGAAATCGGGCTGGACGGGTTCCGAAATCTGATGCGTGACGAGCGTTTTGCGGATATTCCCAAGACCCTGGAGACGCCCAAGGAAAAGGATCTCAAGGATGACGTGCGTAATTTGAATACCCTGCGAGAACTGGCGGGCAAGGGCTGA
- a CDS encoding peroxiredoxin, with protein sequence MSCCEHEHEEVLPEFAKVGQKVPEFTLEAFDPTEGGFCEVDLGALRKEGKWAILFFYPADFTFVCPTELADLATKHKELADLGAEVISVSTDTKFTHLAWKNDERLLADVTFKMAADPTGEVSRFFDVWDYDTGQALRGTFVINPEGLLVSSEVNFYNVGRNADELFRKMDANNYLKDHPDEACPAKWTPGSKTLTPSEKLVGKVYEALND encoded by the coding sequence ATGAGTTGCTGCGAACATGAACACGAAGAAGTGCTGCCCGAATTTGCCAAAGTCGGTCAGAAAGTACCCGAGTTTACGCTGGAGGCCTTTGATCCCACCGAAGGTGGCTTTTGTGAGGTGGACCTGGGCGCTTTGAGAAAGGAAGGAAAATGGGCCATTCTCTTTTTCTATCCAGCGGACTTTACTTTTGTCTGCCCCACGGAACTGGCAGACCTCGCCACCAAGCATAAAGAACTCGCCGATCTTGGCGCAGAAGTCATATCCGTTTCAACGGATACCAAATTCACCCATCTCGCATGGAAGAATGATGAACGTCTGCTTGCGGACGTCACATTCAAAATGGCCGCCGATCCCACTGGGGAAGTCTCCCGCTTCTTTGATGTCTGGGATTATGACACCGGACAGGCTCTGCGCGGAACCTTTGTCATCAATCCGGAAGGACTGCTGGTTTCCTCGGAGGTCAATTTCTACAATGTCGGACGTAACGCCGATGAATTATTCCGCAAGATGGATGCGAACAACTACCTCAAGGATCACCCGGATGAAGCCTGCCCGGCCAAATGGACTCCGGGAAGCAAGACCCTGACCCCGAGCGAAAAGCTGGTCGGCAAGGTCTACGAAGCTCTCAACGACTAG
- a CDS encoding insulinase family protein, translated as MSHGFTKIQEMEITEMGSLAHVYRHDKTGARVLSVINDDENKVFGISFRTPPEDSTGVAHILEHSVLCGSDKYPIKEPFVELLKGSLQTFLNALTFPDKTCYPVASANVQDFYNLIDVYLDAVFHPRLTPNTLKQEGWHYELEGTDKPITYKGVVYNEMKGAYSSPDSLLYEHSQQSLFPDTTYGIDSGGDPFVIPDLTFDQFMAFHRDHYHPSNGYAYFYGNDDPEKRLEILDKVFSHYEAIDVTTTQVPLQKRFTEAVQVRKPYPASERLAKGMFTVNWLLAETADPNLNLALHVLEHILIGLPSSPLKKALMDSGLGDDLAGVGLEADMRQMFFSIGLKGIHPSNAIKAESVIFHTIKELVESGIDQADIEAAVNSVEFSLRENNTGSYPRGLSLMFQALSTWLYDDDGTEGDPLALLPFEKPLDHIKGWINGGDKIFEELLARLFLHNPHRSTVLLEPDHTLSATMAKKEAGRLKKVKDSMTEAQLEKVMADAEELSRLQAAPDSPEALATIPRLSVSDLPDENRIIPTEVRDVAGASLLYHDLPTNGIAYLDFGFDLSVLPDTLLPYAGIFGRALTESGTDKHTFVDLSQWIARTSGGIWAHPFASPIRDSRDAAAQLFLRAKATGDKIAETTEIIREILTSAKLDNKERLSQIVSEARARAEQRLVPSGHQVVATRLRARTHVGHAMEEAMSGLSNLDFLRRLETRIEQDFRGVAKDLEAMRTLLLSRNGVICNVTADNDLLPIVEPEIIALVEGLPNAEAAPVTRALLDLPKAEGLAIPAQVNYVGKGVSLADHGFIPKGSALVVNKIIRTGYLWEKVRVQGGAYGAFCIIDRLAGALAMVSYRDPNVAATIKAFDAAADYLDSVSITTDELEKSIIGAIGEIDSYQLPDAKGFTALTRHLTNLDDAYLQTVREQALATTEKDFRDFAEAIRINAAHGDICILGDQVAMENSGLELDMQQVL; from the coding sequence ATGAGCCACGGCTTTACCAAAATACAGGAAATGGAAATCACGGAGATGGGGTCTCTTGCCCATGTCTACCGTCACGACAAAACCGGCGCGCGCGTCCTGTCAGTCATCAATGATGATGAGAACAAGGTTTTCGGCATCTCATTTCGCACCCCACCGGAAGACTCCACAGGCGTGGCTCACATTCTGGAGCATTCAGTCCTCTGCGGATCCGACAAATACCCGATCAAGGAGCCGTTCGTGGAACTGCTCAAAGGCTCGCTTCAGACGTTTCTCAACGCCCTGACTTTTCCTGACAAGACCTGCTACCCCGTCGCCAGTGCCAATGTGCAGGATTTCTACAATCTCATAGACGTCTACCTTGACGCGGTCTTCCATCCCCGCCTCACGCCCAATACGCTCAAGCAGGAGGGCTGGCACTATGAACTGGAAGGAACGGACAAGCCCATAACGTACAAAGGTGTGGTCTATAATGAAATGAAGGGTGCCTACTCTTCTCCTGACTCCCTGCTTTATGAACATTCCCAGCAATCGCTTTTCCCGGACACGACCTACGGCATCGACTCCGGCGGCGATCCCTTTGTCATCCCGGACCTGACCTTTGACCAGTTCATGGCCTTTCACCGTGACCACTACCATCCTTCCAATGGCTACGCTTATTTCTATGGCAATGACGACCCGGAAAAACGACTGGAGATTCTCGATAAAGTCTTTTCACACTATGAGGCCATTGACGTCACCACCACACAGGTACCTCTTCAGAAACGGTTTACCGAAGCCGTCCAGGTACGTAAGCCCTACCCGGCCTCCGAGCGGCTCGCCAAAGGCATGTTCACTGTCAACTGGCTGTTGGCAGAAACCGCTGACCCGAACTTGAATCTTGCCCTTCATGTGCTGGAACATATCCTTATTGGACTGCCGTCTTCACCCCTGAAAAAGGCACTCATGGACTCGGGACTCGGTGATGATCTCGCCGGGGTCGGTCTGGAAGCGGACATGCGCCAGATGTTCTTCTCCATCGGTCTCAAAGGTATCCACCCGTCCAATGCCATCAAGGCTGAATCCGTTATCTTCCATACCATTAAGGAACTGGTGGAAAGCGGCATCGATCAAGCCGATATTGAAGCAGCCGTCAACTCTGTTGAATTCAGCCTGCGAGAGAACAACACAGGCTCTTACCCACGCGGCCTGTCACTCATGTTCCAGGCGCTCTCCACCTGGCTCTACGATGATGACGGCACAGAAGGCGACCCCCTCGCTCTCCTGCCCTTTGAAAAGCCCCTGGACCATATCAAGGGCTGGATCAACGGTGGCGACAAGATTTTCGAGGAACTGCTGGCTCGCTTGTTCCTCCACAATCCGCATCGCTCAACCGTGCTGCTGGAGCCGGATCACACCTTGTCTGCCACAATGGCAAAAAAAGAAGCAGGCCGTCTCAAAAAGGTCAAGGATTCGATGACTGAAGCACAGCTTGAAAAGGTCATGGCTGATGCTGAGGAACTCTCCCGGCTTCAGGCCGCTCCCGACTCACCGGAGGCACTGGCGACCATCCCGCGTCTTTCCGTGAGCGACCTGCCTGATGAAAACAGGATCATCCCGACGGAAGTACGTGACGTGGCCGGAGCGTCGTTGCTCTACCATGATCTGCCTACCAACGGGATTGCCTACCTCGATTTCGGTTTCGATCTTTCAGTCCTGCCCGATACACTGCTCCCATACGCGGGCATTTTCGGACGCGCCCTGACCGAATCCGGCACTGACAAGCATACCTTTGTTGACCTTTCCCAGTGGATAGCCCGGACTTCCGGCGGCATCTGGGCCCACCCCTTTGCCTCTCCCATCCGGGATTCCAGGGACGCTGCCGCCCAGCTTTTCCTGCGCGCCAAAGCCACGGGTGACAAGATAGCCGAAACAACAGAAATCATCCGTGAAATTCTGACCTCGGCCAAACTCGACAACAAGGAACGTCTTTCGCAGATTGTTTCCGAGGCACGCGCTCGGGCCGAACAACGTCTTGTCCCATCAGGACACCAGGTTGTCGCGACACGACTGCGTGCGCGGACTCATGTGGGCCATGCCATGGAAGAAGCCATGTCCGGTCTCTCCAATCTCGATTTCCTGCGTCGTCTCGAAACCCGCATCGAACAGGACTTCCGAGGTGTTGCAAAAGATCTCGAAGCCATGCGCACCCTGCTGCTCTCGCGTAACGGTGTCATCTGCAACGTGACAGCGGACAACGACCTGCTGCCCATTGTCGAGCCGGAGATCATCGCCCTTGTCGAAGGATTGCCCAATGCGGAAGCAGCTCCGGTCACACGTGCCCTGCTTGATCTACCCAAGGCCGAAGGCCTCGCCATTCCGGCCCAGGTCAACTATGTGGGCAAGGGCGTCAGTCTCGCTGACCATGGATTCATCCCCAAAGGATCGGCACTGGTGGTCAACAAGATCATCCGCACCGGCTACCTCTGGGAAAAAGTTCGCGTTCAGGGCGGAGCCTATGGCGCATTCTGCATCATTGACCGTCTCGCCGGAGCACTGGCCATGGTCTCCTACCGTGACCCGAATGTCGCCGCGACCATCAAGGCCTTTGACGCAGCAGCCGACTACCTCGACTCAGTGAGCATCACCACTGATGAACTGGAAAAATCGATCATCGGGGCCATCGGAGAAATCGATTCCTACCAGTTGCCCGATGCCAAGGGATTCACAGCTCTGACCCGTCATCTGACCAACCTTGATGACGCCTATCTGCAAACTGTCAGGGAACAAGCCCTTGCTACCACCGAAAAAGACTTCCGCGACTTTGCCGAAGCCATTCGCATTAATGCCGCGCACGGCGATATCTGCATCCTCGGCGATCAGGTCGCCATGGAAAACTCCGGGCTGGAACTGGACATGCAGCAAGTCCTGTAA